Proteins from a single region of Pseudomonas phenolilytica:
- a CDS encoding DNA topoisomerase IB yields MRNPAEGPKLPPQATGIRPVPVDESGDTGTPLCPALPAELNYVDDSQPGIRRRRLRGKFAYYTAQGERITDEAQVRRINSLAIPPAYRDVWICADPQGHLQATGRDARGRKQYRYHPRWREIRDSNKYERMLAFGETLPTLRKCLEQDLARSGMPREKVMALVVTLLESTLIRIGNPRYARDNRSYGLTTLRTRHVDIRGTAIRFQFRGKSGVEHQVTLRDRRLARLLRRCLELPGQQLFQYLDDNGQRRTVGSGDINQYLRDLTGRDFTAKDYRTWAGSALALEHLRTRQWQTQSEARQQLVETVKQVASQLGNTPTVCRQCYIHPAILQAFTEGELADLKRARQRKWLSRQEVALLTFLRSRADAQ; encoded by the coding sequence ATGCGCAACCCTGCCGAGGGTCCGAAGTTGCCGCCGCAGGCAACCGGCATCCGCCCGGTTCCCGTGGACGAATCGGGCGACACGGGCACACCGCTCTGCCCTGCGCTGCCGGCAGAGCTGAACTACGTCGACGACAGCCAGCCGGGCATCCGACGCAGGCGTTTGCGCGGCAAGTTCGCCTATTACACCGCGCAGGGCGAACGCATCACCGATGAGGCTCAAGTTCGCCGCATCAACAGCCTCGCCATTCCACCCGCCTATCGCGACGTCTGGATCTGCGCCGACCCGCAAGGTCACCTGCAGGCCACCGGACGGGATGCGCGCGGACGCAAGCAGTATCGTTACCATCCGCGCTGGCGCGAGATACGCGACAGCAACAAGTACGAGCGCATGCTGGCATTCGGCGAAACGCTGCCAACGTTACGCAAATGTCTGGAACAAGACCTGGCTCGCAGCGGTATGCCACGCGAGAAAGTCATGGCACTGGTGGTGACGCTGCTCGAATCCACGCTGATTCGCATCGGCAATCCGCGCTACGCCCGCGACAACCGCTCCTACGGCCTCACCACGCTGCGCACCCGCCACGTCGACATACGCGGCACGGCGATCCGCTTCCAGTTTCGCGGCAAGAGCGGCGTCGAACACCAGGTGACACTGCGTGATCGACGGCTGGCGCGCCTGCTGCGGCGCTGCCTGGAGTTGCCGGGACAACAGCTGTTCCAGTACCTGGACGATAATGGCCAGCGCCGCACAGTCGGCTCCGGTGACATCAACCAGTACCTGCGCGATCTGACCGGGCGTGATTTCACTGCCAAGGACTACCGCACCTGGGCCGGCAGCGCGCTGGCGCTGGAGCACCTACGCACCCGGCAATGGCAGACCCAAAGCGAGGCGCGCCAGCAACTGGTCGAGACGGTGAAGCAGGTCGCCAGCCAGCTGGGCAACACGCCGACGGTATGCCGCCAGTGCTATATCCACCCGGCGATTCTGCAGGCATTCACCGAAGGCGAGCTGGCGGACCTCAAGCGCGCACGGCAGCGCAAGTGGTTGAGCCGTCAGGAGGTGGCCTTGCTGACGTTTCTGCGCAGTCGTGCCGACGCGCAATAG
- a CDS encoding sensor domain-containing diguanylate cyclase: MSQPSEFHWLLAVVQSIDVGVVVLDRDYCIEVWNTFMENRSGVLPEAARRQSFFTLFPELDEEWFRRKVESVMTLGTPSFTIWEQRPYLLRFKNYQPITGLEDFMYQNTTLLPLRGTSGAIEQVCLIIYDVTDVAVNRRQLQAANRELQRLSSTDRLTGLYNRGHWEEILRQDYARHRRHESQSALVMFDIDHFKSINDTYGHQAGDAVIQQVAELIRETMRDCDVAGRYGGEEFVVLLRDTDKQGAFTFAERLRRVVEAHEVQHDGRPIRFTISLGIADLSQPSTGHAQLIEWADSALYASKSAGRNCVTLHGHAARDQ; the protein is encoded by the coding sequence ATGTCCCAACCCAGCGAATTCCACTGGCTGCTGGCTGTTGTCCAGAGCATCGACGTCGGGGTCGTGGTACTCGATCGAGACTACTGCATCGAAGTCTGGAACACCTTCATGGAGAACCGCTCCGGCGTGCTGCCCGAGGCGGCGCGCCGGCAATCGTTCTTCACACTGTTCCCCGAGCTGGACGAGGAGTGGTTCCGGCGCAAGGTCGAGAGCGTGATGACCCTCGGCACGCCGTCGTTCACCATCTGGGAGCAGCGACCCTACCTGCTGCGCTTCAAGAATTACCAGCCGATCACCGGGCTGGAAGACTTCATGTATCAGAACACCACGCTGCTGCCGCTGCGGGGCACCAGCGGCGCCATTGAGCAGGTCTGTCTGATCATCTATGACGTGACCGACGTCGCGGTGAATCGTCGCCAGCTGCAGGCGGCCAATCGTGAGCTGCAGCGGCTGTCCAGTACCGACCGCCTGACCGGGTTGTACAACCGTGGTCACTGGGAGGAAATCCTGCGCCAGGACTATGCGCGCCACCGCCGCCACGAGAGCCAGTCCGCGCTGGTCATGTTCGATATCGATCACTTCAAGTCGATCAACGACACCTACGGCCATCAGGCCGGCGATGCTGTCATCCAGCAGGTCGCCGAGCTGATTCGCGAAACCATGCGCGACTGCGACGTGGCGGGTCGCTACGGCGGCGAGGAGTTCGTGGTGCTGTTGCGCGATACCGACAAGCAGGGCGCATTCACTTTCGCGGAGCGCCTGCGTCGGGTCGTCGAGGCGCACGAAGTGCAGCACGACGGTCGGCCGATCCGTTTCACCATCAGCCTGGGCATCGCCGATCTCAGCCAGCCCAGCACGGGACATGCGCAGCTGATCGAATGGGCGGACAGCGCGCTCTACGCCTCCAAGTCCGCCGGCCGCAACTGCGTCACGCTGCATGGGCACGCCGCACGCGACCAGTGA